In Apium graveolens cultivar Ventura chromosome 10, ASM990537v1, whole genome shotgun sequence, the following are encoded in one genomic region:
- the LOC141692864 gene encoding transcription factor SPEECHLESS-like: MNVHENNMHTLLPEFYQDSDNQFLESNFSVASPEDIFSILEALDGVSTSNFNSLPQLAHESSTVCLQESGSHQPETNIGTKNSAFSFDAIPSEDQLETEIEAVSSHKSKKQKVAATGDEDLNIDGLQKVSHITVERNRRKQMNDNLSVLRSLMPCFYVKRGDQASIVGGVVDYITELQQVLQSLEAKKQRKVYSEVLSPRLVSSPRNLPISPRKPPPSPRLIPSLPISPRTPTSPYKHHANLLHSVAYNLSPTIMSPISSPSINHHNAVAAANELVANSNSAVADVEVKFSGPNVLLKTVSARIPGQTLKIITALEDLSLEILKVSLSSTDETMINSFTIKIGIECTLSAEDLALHVQQTFC; this comes from the exons ATGAACGTTCATGAAAACAACATGCACACTTTGTTACCTGAATTCTACCAAGACTCTGATAATCAATTCTTGGAGTCCAACTTCTCCGTCGCCTCACCGGAGGATATTTTTAGCATTCTTGAGGCTCTAGATGGAGTGTCAACGTCCAATTTCAATTCATTACCTCAGCTGGCTCATGAGTCTAGTACTGTGTGCCTGCAAGAAAGTGGTAGTCATCAGCCGGAGACTAATATTGGTACGAAAAATTCAGCATTTTCTTTCGATGCTATTCCTTCTGAAGATCAATTAGAAACTGAGATAGAGGCAGTTAGTTCGCACAAGTCCAAGAAACAGAAGGTAGCTGCAACCGGAGATGAAGATCTGAATATCGATGGGCTGCAGAAAGTATCCCACATTACTGTGGAACGCAACCGCAGGAAGCAAATGAATGACAATCTATCTGTACTCCGTTCGCTTATGCCTTGCTTCTATGTCAAAAGA GGTGATCAAGCATCCATAGTAGGAGGAGTAGTTGACTACATTACCGAGTTGCAGCAAGTTCTACAATCCCTCGAGGCAAAGAAGCAAAGAAAGGTCTACAGTGAAGTTCTAAGTCCAAGGCTTGTTTCAAGTCCCAGAAACCTACCAATCAGCCCAAGAAAACCACCACCAAGTCCTAGACTAATACCAAGCCTACCCATAAGCCCAAGAACACCAACTAGCCCTTACAAGCACCATGCTAATTTGCTCCACTCAGTTGCTTATAACTTATCTCCAACCATAATGTCTCCTATTTCTTCGCCTTCAATCAATCACCACAATGCTGTTGCTGCTGCTAACGAGCTAGTTGCAAATTCAAACTCTGCTGTTGCGGATGTAGAAGTGAAATTTTCAGGGCCTAATGTGCTTCTAAAGACTGTATCTGCTAGAATACCCGGCCAAACCCTCAAAATCATTACAGCCCTTGAAGATCTCTCACTTGAGATCCTCAAGGTGAGTCTCAGTTCTACTGATGAAACCATGATCAATTCTTTCACCATCAAG ATTGGAATCGAATGTACACTTAGCGCGGAGGACCTGGCGCTCCACGTCCAACAAACGTTTTGCTAA
- the LOC141689401 gene encoding uncharacterized protein LOC141689401, whose protein sequence is MVKLASARESRMYGPLHTRNRSEYMNAGLYVFATVMLVGGFVAQFSMEPKSGLVVILIGLGLVILVNVHDLVAHLAGIDYRLFALMEHDLQLGLVEFAVPLVQSIGTLLSFLAILFIFIQEEMGYGYYKLEKHAVNMLIAGAALWLIGSIHNSCQVYERADAHVQVLQESVHIPFLLGSLLFLVGSILNCQEQVGMFHHGLDLLSGTLIWLAIFGSFLFFVGGLANVIKVFKMQQVVDGLRLEKLRRGAQERLADEREARVPLILEEQGRRKRNNVEVQHTTTPNPTPYRDVLVG, encoded by the exons ATGGTGAAGTTAGCGTCAGCACGTGAGAGCCGAATGTACGGGCCACTACATACCCGAAACAGATCCGAGTACATGAACGCTGGGCTCTATGTATTTGCAACTGTAATGTTAGTAGGTGGCTTTGTTGCACAGTTTTCTATGGAGCCCAAATCGGGTTTGGTTGTGATACTGATTGGCCTTGGGCTGGTAATTCTTGTGAATGTTCATGATTTGGTGGCCCATCTTGCTGGAATTGATTATAGGCTTTTTGCGTTAATGGAACATGACTTGCAGCTGGGCCTTGTTGAGTTTGCTGTGCCTTTGGTCCAGTCCATTGGGACGCTTCTTTCTTTCTTGGCTATACTCTTTATCTTCATTCAG GAAGAAATGGGATATGGTTACTATAAATTGGAGAAACATGCAGTGAATATGCTAATCGCAGGCGCTGCTTTATGGTTGATAGGATCCATACATAACTCCTGCCAGGTCTATGAGAGAGCCGATGCGCATGTTCAAGTCTTGCAAGAGAGCGTTCACATTCCATTCCTTTTGGGAAGCCTTCTGTTCTTGGTAGGTTCAATCCTTAATTGCCAAGAGCAGGTAGGAATGTTTCATCATGGACTAGATTTATTG AGTGGCACATTGATCTGGTTAGCTATATTTGGAAGCTTTCTGTTCTTCGTTGGTGGATTAGCGAATGTGATCAAAGTGTTCAAGATGCAACAAGTAGTAGACGGCCTAAGGCTTGAGAAACTAAGACGTGGAGCACAAGAGCGGTTAGCTGATGAAAGGGAAGCTCGGGTACCCCTAATCCTAGAAGAGCAGGGGAGGAGAAAAAGAAACAATGTAGAAGTTCAACATACCACAACTCCGAATCCAACTCCTTATAGAGATGTTCTTGTTGGCTAG